Proteins from a genomic interval of Caulobacter sp. SL161:
- a CDS encoding ArnT family glycosyltransferase yields the protein MQTAPDASSPSIESRAWRLTLLMIGGLTIVRLAALFLTPLELYPDEAQYWLWSRELAFGYFSKPPMIAWLIWATTQIGDSEAWVRLSAPFLHGATALVIHRIARRLYGGWAGLAAAAIYSLMPGVVLSSGLIATDAPLLFFLSLTVWAYVSLPDASARRRYALAAGMGAALGLAFLSKYAAVYALGSVALHFAISSEARRRWSPALVGLFIVAFALVLAPNLLWNAANQFSTVKHTAANANWNAHQLFNVRELIEFVGSQFGVFGPVPFAVLIGGAIWLGVKRKLQSPDLLLLCFALPPLIVVAGEAFVSRANANWAGAAFVSGSVIVAGWLMRWNARRWLIGGLVLQAAFAAFFVACMVNPKVADATGLSNGFKRVRGWDQTVEAVIARVREEQALRGPLSAVAMDDRFVYNAAAYYGRDYFGQPGAPPLRMWVHEAYPQNQAETETPLDADYGRRALIVSLEGGYRPEIEQDFKAVSGLQIARVRLDKTRSRRVDLFIAEGFAPLPRDPITGLPPKPKTPAR from the coding sequence ATGCAGACCGCTCCTGACGCTTCGTCACCCTCGATCGAGAGCCGCGCCTGGCGGCTGACCCTGCTGATGATCGGCGGGCTGACGATCGTCCGGCTGGCGGCGCTGTTCCTCACACCGCTGGAGCTCTATCCTGACGAAGCCCAGTACTGGCTGTGGTCGCGGGAGCTGGCCTTCGGCTATTTCTCCAAGCCGCCGATGATCGCCTGGCTGATCTGGGCGACGACCCAGATCGGCGACAGCGAAGCCTGGGTGCGGCTCTCGGCGCCCTTTCTCCACGGTGCGACAGCGCTGGTGATCCACCGGATCGCCCGCCGTCTCTATGGCGGCTGGGCTGGGCTTGCTGCGGCGGCGATCTACAGCCTGATGCCCGGGGTGGTGCTGTCGTCCGGCCTGATCGCCACCGATGCGCCGCTGCTGTTCTTCCTGTCCCTGACGGTCTGGGCCTATGTCAGCCTGCCGGACGCCTCGGCGCGTCGACGCTATGCGCTCGCGGCCGGCATGGGCGCGGCGCTGGGCCTGGCGTTCCTGTCCAAATATGCGGCGGTCTATGCGCTGGGCAGCGTGGCGCTGCATTTCGCGATCTCGTCCGAGGCGCGGCGGCGCTGGTCGCCCGCGCTCGTCGGGCTGTTCATCGTCGCGTTCGCCCTCGTGCTGGCGCCCAACCTTCTCTGGAACGCCGCCAACCAATTTTCGACGGTCAAGCACACCGCCGCGAACGCCAACTGGAACGCGCACCAGCTGTTCAATGTCCGCGAGCTGATCGAGTTCGTGGGCTCACAGTTCGGCGTCTTCGGCCCCGTTCCCTTCGCCGTCCTGATCGGCGGCGCAATCTGGCTGGGCGTGAAGAGGAAGCTGCAATCGCCGGACCTGCTGCTGCTGTGCTTCGCCCTGCCGCCGCTGATCGTGGTGGCGGGCGAGGCGTTCGTCTCGCGGGCCAACGCCAACTGGGCGGGAGCGGCCTTTGTCTCCGGCTCGGTGATCGTCGCCGGCTGGCTAATGCGCTGGAACGCCCGTCGCTGGCTGATCGGCGGCCTTGTTCTCCAGGCGGCGTTCGCAGCGTTCTTCGTGGCGTGCATGGTCAATCCAAAGGTCGCCGACGCCACGGGCCTTTCTAACGGCTTCAAGCGGGTGCGAGGCTGGGATCAGACGGTCGAGGCGGTCATCGCACGGGTGCGCGAAGAGCAGGCGCTGCGCGGCCCCTTGAGCGCCGTGGCGATGGACGACCGCTTTGTCTACAACGCCGCCGCCTATTACGGCCGCGACTATTTCGGCCAGCCCGGCGCGCCGCCGCTGCGCATGTGGGTGCATGAGGCCTATCCCCAGAACCAGGCCGAAACCGAGACCCCGCTCGACGCCGACTATGGCCGCCGCGCCCTGATCGTCAGCCTGGAAGGCGGCTATCGCCCCGAGATCGAGCAGGACTTCAAGGCGGTGTC